From Ascaphus truei isolate aAscTru1 chromosome 20, aAscTru1.hap1, whole genome shotgun sequence, one genomic window encodes:
- the LOC142470939 gene encoding olfactory receptor 11A1-like yields the protein MALANILIYSLLLMVYIVTVTGNFLIIGLVTSSQQLHFPMYYFLSHLSLSDILLITNIVPQMLKVILEEGATIPLASCIIQFFINGASASTECFLLTVMSYDRYLAICNPLHYSSIMGTRLCNTLAILCWMLGFMLLLIVTWLVCELHLCGPNVIDHFFCEFDPLLELSCSDTSIVEIAVFVLTIPILLFPFVFVLLTYVYISLTILRIPSTTGKQKAFSTCSSHLAVVCVYYGTLIAKYMVPSRGHLQTLNKVLSILCTVLTPLFNPIIYSLRNREMRAALRKFIWMVIGRKQFQSNVKRTNCTSVM from the coding sequence ATATTAATCTACTCATTGTTACTCATGGTTTACATTGTAACAGTTACTGGAAACTTCCTAATCATTGGGCTAGTGACATCGAGTCAGCAGCTCCacttcccaatgtattacttcctcagTCATCTGTCTTTATCTGACATATTGCTCATTACAAATATTGTCCCTCAAATGCTGAAGGTTATATTGGAAGAAGGGGCCACCATCCCTCTTGCCAGCTGCATAATACAGTTTTTCATCAATGGTGCTTCAGCATCCACTGAATGCTTTCTTCTCACAGTAATGTCTTATGACCGATACTTGGCTATCTGTAACCCTCTGCATTACTCCAGTATTATGGGCACTAGGCTATGCAATACCTTAGCTATTCTGTGTTGGATGTTAGGGTTTATGCTGTTACTTATTGTAACATGGCTTGTATGTGAATTACATTTATGTGGCCCCAATGTCATTGACCATTTCTTCTGTGAATTTGATCCTTTGTTAGAACTGTCTTGCTCAGATACATCCATTGTGGAAATAGCAGTGTTTGTACTAACCATCCCTATACTTCTTTTCCCATTTGTTTTTGTCCTTTTAACATATGTTTATATCTCACTAACCATCCTCCGGATCCCCTCCACCACTGGGAAacagaaagccttctccacctgcagctctcatctagcagttgtgtgtgtgtattatgggaCACTGATTGCAAAGTACATGGTTCCATCCAGAGGACACTTACAGACCTTAAACAAGGTCCTTTCTATACTGTGCACGGTACTGACTCCATTATTCAATCCAATAATATATAGCCTGAGGAATCGGGAGATGAGAGCAGCTCTGAGGAAATTTATCTGGATGGTGATAGGAAGGAAACAGTTCCAATCTAATGTAAAAAGGACAAACTGCACATCTGTAATGTAG